TGGCGGGCATAGTCGGTGAAGCCGCGCAGATCGCAGATGACCACGCTGAGCACGCGACGCTGGCGTTTAAGCGCTTCATCCATGCCTTCCTGCTGGACCAGTCGAGCCACCTCAGGTGACAGAAACTGGCGCATGAATTGCCCGCGCTGGTTCTGGATCAGCAGGTAACGCACCGAGCCGGCGAGAAAGGCCAGCAAACCCAGGGTCAGGGTGATGGGCACGATGTGGTTGCCGAAAATCAGACCACCGAGCAGAAACGGGCCGGCAATGGCCAGGGCGCGCAGGCGCACGATTTCGGCGCGGTCGATGCGGCTGAAACGCAAGGTGGTGATGGCGATGCCAGCAAGCAGAATGCTGGTCCCCAGCACCGGGGCGAACACCGCAAACTCAACCCCGCGCACGCGCACATTGCCGGCCACATCGGACATCGCCTGCTCGGGGAAAATGGCCAGATAGCCCAGGCTCAGGCCCCAGTACACGATGATCAGGATCTGTGCCGCGCGAAACAGTGCGGTGGAGGTCAGACGCAATCGTCCGGGCGGGCCGGTGCGGCCGATGCGCAGTCCCCATTCCAAACCGCAGAGTATGGCCAGTGACTCCAGTGTGGTGGTCAGCGCATCGATCAGCCACAGGCCCAGCGTGACCTCGATGTGAGGCGCCAGGGTGTCGTTGCCACTCAGAAACAGACGTAACCCGATCGCCATCAGACAGGCCGAAAGCGCCCGACTGGCCGGGTTGGCGCGGTCATTGAGAAGAAAGATCAAGCCAGTACCGGCCGTCATCAGGCCGACAACCAGAAAAGCCGTCTCCGGCGTTGCGATCATGTGTTTCCCCTGGTGGCGCGCGCTGGCGTTGCGGCGGACGCGCTGCGCCCGGCCTGTTGGTATCGGCGTGCTCAGCGCCCTCGCGGCTGCTGACGCACACAGTGTAGAACAGCCGGCGTGCCCGGGCGCGGGCCTTCGATGCGGGCAATCTCACGCTTTTGTATGAGGAAGGGGCCGGCGTATGCGGTCAGACTGCGCGGCAGCTATCAAAACTTCGAGGGGATGACGATGCAGACAGCATTCATTACCGGCGCCAATGTCGGACAGGCCAACTTGTTGGTGAAATCACTGGCGTCCAGCGGCTGGCGGGTGTTTGCAGGTGTGCTGCCCGGCGCGCCGACCGATCTGGAAAGTGGCGGCAACATCACGGTGGTGGATCAGGATGTTTCATCCGAAGAATCAGTGCGTGAGAGCGCACGTGTGGTCACCGAGGCGCTTAACGGACAGGGTCTGGACCTGCTGATGAATGTGGCCGGCGTGGCCAATATTGCGGTGGGGGTGATCGAGGCGGTTGATCAGCAGCAGCTGGAGCGCATTTTCCAGATCAACACCTTTGGTCAGCTGCGTGTGGTCCAGGCCTTCTTGCCGCTGATCCGCAAGAACGCGCCGCGTTCACGCATCGCCAACTACAGTTCCGGCGCGATCATTGCCAACCCGATCGGCTCGGGCGGCTACAACATGAGCAAGCACGCCATCCACGGCATGACCTTGACGCTGCGCCACGAGCTGGCGCCCTTGGGCATTCAGGTCACCTCGATCGTGCCGGGTGGGGTGCTCACCGGTATGTCAGCCAATGCCAAGGAACAGGTCACCCGCACCTGGAACATGCAGCCGGCCGAAATCCGCGAGATTTACGATCCGCATCTGTCCAACACCATCCTCAATGTCCTGCCTGAGATGCTCAACAAAACCGGCAGCACGCCGGAGGAAGCGCTCAAAGGCACCCTGGACATTCTGGCCAAGAAAAAATGGAAGCCGATGGAGTTGCTGGGCAAGGACGTCAAACCCATGGGCATCATGCGCCGTATGTTCTCCGACAGCAGTCTGGAGAAGATGATGCGCTCAGCCTTCAAAATTCCCAGCTACAAGGGCTGATGAACATGAATGCAGAATTGCAGGACAGCGCGCAGATTCGCGCCCATTTCGAGCGCATGGCCGCACGCACGCCCGAGCTTGCGCTGACCACCGCGGATGAGCGTATCGCCAAGCTCAAAAAGCTGCTTGACGTGGTGCTGGCCAGCCGCGCCGAGATTGTTGCCGCCGGTCAGCAGGAGCTGCGGGTTCACGAGACTGACATCGACGGTCAGCTGCTGATGATCAAGGCCGAGATCGAGTTCATCAGCAAGCACCTGGCCAGTTGGATGGCACCGCAGCCGGTGCAGGGTTCCTTAATGACCCTGGGCAAGAAAAGTTACGTGCGCCACGAAGCCAAAGGCATGGTGCTGCACGTCTCGACCTGGAACGCGCCGATTGCCGAAGCGTTTGTGATGGCCGCCGGCGCCATCGCCGCGGGCAATGCGTTTGTGCTGAAACCGTCCGAGCTGGCGCCACATTCGGCCCAGGTGCTGGCGGACATCGTGGCCAAGGCGCTGCCGGATGATGAGTTTGCCGTGTTCCAGGGCGGGGCCGAAGTCGCCCAGGCGCTGTTGGCCTGTCCGTTCAACCATATGTTCTACATCGGTGGTCATGGTGTCGGGCGTTTGATCATGAAAGCTGCGGCGGATCATTTCGCCACGGTGACACTGGAGATGGGCGGCAAGAATCCGACCATCATCGATGCCAGTGCAGACGTTAAAGACGCTGCATTCAAAACCGCCTGGGGACGTGCGGCCAACGCAGGCCAGGTGTGTGTCGCGCCGGATTACGCGCTGGTGCATGAAAGCGTACAGAGCGCGTTTGTCAGCGCCATGGGCGATGCGTTCAACGAGATGTACAACCCGCAAGGTGAGGGCTTTCAAGCCTCCAATCATCTCCCGCGCATCAT
The Oceanococcus atlanticus DNA segment above includes these coding regions:
- a CDS encoding SDR family NAD(P)-dependent oxidoreductase, whose translation is MQTAFITGANVGQANLLVKSLASSGWRVFAGVLPGAPTDLESGGNITVVDQDVSSEESVRESARVVTEALNGQGLDLLMNVAGVANIAVGVIEAVDQQQLERIFQINTFGQLRVVQAFLPLIRKNAPRSRIANYSSGAIIANPIGSGGYNMSKHAIHGMTLTLRHELAPLGIQVTSIVPGGVLTGMSANAKEQVTRTWNMQPAEIREIYDPHLSNTILNVLPEMLNKTGSTPEEALKGTLDILAKKKWKPMELLGKDVKPMGIMRRMFSDSSLEKMMRSAFKIPSYKG
- a CDS encoding aldehyde dehydrogenase family protein, producing MNAELQDSAQIRAHFERMAARTPELALTTADERIAKLKKLLDVVLASRAEIVAAGQQELRVHETDIDGQLLMIKAEIEFISKHLASWMAPQPVQGSLMTLGKKSYVRHEAKGMVLHVSTWNAPIAEAFVMAAGAIAAGNAFVLKPSELAPHSAQVLADIVAKALPDDEFAVFQGGAEVAQALLACPFNHMFYIGGHGVGRLIMKAAADHFATVTLEMGGKNPTIIDASADVKDAAFKTAWGRAANAGQVCVAPDYALVHESVQSAFVSAMGDAFNEMYNPQGEGFQASNHLPRIINARHFERIHALLQDALDKGAKVEFGGQTDADDLFIAPTILSGVSEDMKIMQEEIFAPIICIVPFADRAEVPSIIRRRPKPLSLYIFAKDSAAKDWYLARTSAGSTVVNHNVIQSGTNPCLAFGGVNHSGMGRIGGHATFLECSNPRSVVEDGPPVGDPKLMFPPYSDKYKKMVGDMLKRPIVVPNAVVNTINGMIKLGSLFRKS
- a CDS encoding adenylate/guanylate cyclase domain-containing protein, with amino-acid sequence MIATPETAFLVVGLMTAGTGLIFLLNDRANPASRALSACLMAIGLRLFLSGNDTLAPHIEVTLGLWLIDALTTTLESLAILCGLEWGLRIGRTGPPGRLRLTSTALFRAAQILIIVYWGLSLGYLAIFPEQAMSDVAGNVRVRGVEFAVFAPVLGTSILLAGIAITTLRFSRIDRAEIVRLRALAIAGPFLLGGLIFGNHIVPITLTLGLLAFLAGSVRYLLIQNQRGQFMRQFLSPEVARLVQQEGMDEALKRQRRVLSVVICDLRGFTDYARQHDSDAVVGLLERFYNSVGEVAARHGGTVKDHAGDGVLILVGAPLAMPDHTTRALQLADDLRQVGIALLAGSTPELGLGVGVATGRTTIGAIRGARRLEYVAVGSAVNLAARLCDRARAGEVLCDQRTLQGLDAATALHAEPRQAESLKGFPEPVAVFAVAPRAASAPAQPT